One genomic region from Macaca mulatta isolate MMU2019108-1 chromosome 20, T2T-MMU8v2.0, whole genome shotgun sequence encodes:
- the LOC144338326 gene encoding uncharacterized protein LOC144338326, protein MGSTLSPTFTHCVEGQHSSPGFGKDWVGQHMALYLDPASVPTPRLPGNQYPIRSALPASWWAAWATGLPRYPRGRSEPWASPGVREPRERRGVGPGGPGEGQRGGGRREGPAPAAATAAAAVRPGRAPPSARTARGPRSPAQPCECPHRFRGCKPGGGQARRFWCLPCWRRPVGPGSAALSRLTPSIRPRPRRVFPAFPGRGELLPQKPPPPGLQRLALPPSSHGKALAAGAPGRWGGPGRRAASRLRPGPWHARSPGAFAAFAAGEAGLEMGRGRRRVRAGLRAELILLALGAGLSGFVAGREVTEPGLEPGSPPKPGVAEAGEDCPGGGIELFPGNGGWCEVPATAGPGHSAELVWARGCSPGLEVGFNPASAPFVLLSRVRPESHLPYRPSPASSNACPGWPPQHLLWAASCNNPCALAAICGAAPWACRFRPRHSF, encoded by the exons ATGGGGTCGACTCTCAGCCCCACCTTTACCCACTGTGTGGAGGGCCAGCATTCCAGCCCCGGCTTTGGAAAGGACTGGGTTGGCCAACACATGGCCCTGTACCTGGACCCTGCCAGCGTCCCCACCCCAAGACTGCCTGGAAACCAGTACCCAATAA GGTCTGCCCTCCCTGCAAGCTGGTGGGCTGCATGGGCCACCGGCCTGCCCCGTTACCCGAGAGGGCGGAGCGAGCCCTGGGCGTCTCCAGGGGTGCGGGAGCCGCGGGAGCGCAGGGGGGTGGGGCCCGGCGGGCCAGGGGAGGGGCAGCGGGGCGGCGGGCGGAGGGAGGGGCCGGCGCCGGCGGCGGCGACAGCGGCAGCTGCGGTGCGACCAGGCCGGGCACCTCCGAGCGCAAGGACAGCGCGAGGTCCGCGCAGCCCAGCGCAGCCATGTGAGTGTCCGCACCGTTTCCGGGGCTGCAAGCCGGGCGGGGGGCAGGCGCGGAGGTTCTGGTGCCTCCCCTGCTGGCGCCGCCCGGTGGGTCCGGGATCTGCGGCTCTGTCCCGCCTCACCCCATCCATCCGACCCCGACCGCGCCGTGTCTTTCCTGCCTTCCCCGGGCGCGGAGAACTTCTCCCACAAAAGCCGCCGCCTCCGGGCCTGCAGCGCCTGGCGCTGCCGCCTTCCTCCCACGGCAAGGCCCTGGCAGCCGGTGCCCCAGGGCGCTGGGGTGGGCCAGGCCGAAGGGCGGCCTCAAGGCTCCGGCCTGGGCCCTGGCACGCGCGCTCCCCGGGAGCCTTTGCTGCCTTCGCCGCAGGGGAGGCTGGGCTGGAAATGGGGAGGGGGCGACGAAGGGTGCGGGCAGGCCTACGAGCTGAGCTAATCCTCCTAGCTCTAGGGGCCGGCCTAAGCGGCTTTGTGGCCGGCCGCGAGGTGACCGAGCCTGGGCTGGAGCCGGGTTCTCCGCCCAAACCTGGCGTAGCCGAAGCCGGAGAGGATTGTCCTGGTGGGGGAATAGAGCTTTTCCCTGGAAATGGAGGCTGGTGCGAGGTCCCTGCAACAGCCGGGCCTGGGCACTCTGCAGAACTGGTTTGGGCAAGGGGCTGCTCACCAGGGCTAGAGGTCGGATTCAATCCAGCTTCAGCACCCTTTGTCCTCCTCTCCAGGGTGAGGCCTGAGTCCCACCTCCCCTACCGACCCTCCCCAGCCAGTTCTAACGCGTGTCCAGGCTGGCCGCCCCAGCACCTACTGTGGGCAGCCTCATGTAACAATCCTTGTGCCCTGGCTGCCATCTGCGGGGCCGCGCCCTGGGCCTGCCGCTTTCGGCCAAGGCACAGCTTCTGA